CCAGCGGGTGGCGGCAAGGGTGAAGCTCCCACACCTTTTGCCTTATTCCTGGCTTCCATGGGAACCTGTGCCGGGATTTATGTTTTAGGTTTTTGCCAACAGCGTGGGCTGCCAACTGAAGGCATCCGAATCGTTCAGTCAATGTACCGTTCTCCGGCCACAGGTCTGATCAGCAAAGTTGATATGGAAATTCAGGTTCCAGCCAGCTTCCCGGAGAAATATCGCGAGTCACTGATCCGCTCCGCTCAGCTCTGTGCTGTCAAGAAACACCTCGAGAATCCACCACAATTTGAAATTACAACAGCTGTGACTGATTAATTCTTCTCTCCCTAAAATAAGTTGTTACCGACCCCGCTTAGCTCTCATAAGCGGGGTCACCGGTTAATTTTATAACACGCTATAATCAGAGGGATGAAGCAAAAACACTGTTCGCCAATTATTGTCCGCAGAGAAAAGACGGCTGATATTCCTGCTATCAGGGAGGTCAATCTCAGCGCTTTTAAAGGGCCGGGAGAAGCTCAGGTTGTG
This Chloroflexota bacterium DNA region includes the following protein-coding sequences:
- a CDS encoding OsmC family protein, which translates into the protein MDMVIDFPGGARVDAHYGPYNIMTDQPPAGGGKGEAPTPFALFLASMGTCAGIYVLGFCQQRGLPTEGIRIVQSMYRSPATGLISKVDMEIQVPASFPEKYRESLIRSAQLCAVKKHLENPPQFEITTAVTD